One genomic segment of Halopiger aswanensis includes these proteins:
- a CDS encoding MBL fold metallo-hydrolase — MTEISPTELSDRLRDDEDVLVLDIRHRDDYEEWHVPDSINVDVYDELIDDPEMAKEALVDLPDDSEIVTVCAAGVVSQTATDLLREMGYDAKTLTDGMNGWSRVHQSAPVPTDLDGTLVQVARPGKGCLSHILISGGDAAVFDPSHYLEEYEGILDDYDAELVAVFDTHAHADHVSGAAELAERHGVPYYLHPKDALAIDVTPIEDGMTIEIGTVAVEAIHTPGHSKGSVSFDLESEALLTGDTLFHESVGRVELGVEAGLEDTDVEENAATLYESLQRLLERPDDAVILPTHDPGSPEPPVTATLAEVRKRNEDLERDREAFVETLASDIPEHPPNFERVKRANVGQDDVSDEELSELELGPNRCAAE, encoded by the coding sequence ATGACAGAAATCAGTCCGACAGAACTCAGCGATCGGTTACGCGACGACGAGGACGTGCTTGTGCTTGATATCCGGCACCGAGACGACTACGAGGAGTGGCACGTTCCTGACAGCATCAACGTTGACGTCTATGACGAACTGATCGACGATCCAGAGATGGCGAAAGAGGCCCTTGTGGATCTCCCGGACGACAGCGAGATCGTTACAGTCTGTGCTGCGGGAGTCGTCTCGCAGACCGCGACAGACCTCCTGCGAGAGATGGGCTATGACGCCAAGACGCTGACTGACGGGATGAATGGGTGGAGTCGCGTTCATCAGAGCGCGCCTGTCCCGACCGACCTTGACGGAACGCTCGTCCAAGTCGCCCGTCCGGGGAAAGGGTGTCTCTCTCACATCTTGATTTCGGGCGGTGATGCTGCCGTATTCGATCCCTCACACTACCTCGAAGAGTACGAGGGGATTCTCGACGACTACGACGCCGAACTCGTCGCTGTCTTCGATACGCACGCCCATGCCGACCACGTTTCCGGCGCTGCGGAACTCGCTGAGCGCCACGGCGTTCCATACTACCTCCACCCAAAGGACGCACTCGCGATCGACGTGACCCCGATCGAGGATGGAATGACGATCGAGATTGGAACGGTCGCCGTTGAGGCGATTCACACGCCTGGGCACAGCAAGGGCAGCGTCTCGTTCGATCTCGAGAGCGAAGCCCTGCTTACGGGCGATACGCTCTTCCACGAGAGCGTCGGCCGCGTCGAACTCGGCGTCGAAGCTGGACTTGAGGACACCGACGTTGAGGAGAACGCCGCGACGCTATACGAGAGCCTCCAGCGCCTGCTGGAGCGCCCGGACGACGCGGTCATCCTCCCAACACACGATCCCGGATCGCCCGAACCACCGGTGACCGCGACGCTCGCAGAGGTCCGAAAGCGAAACGAAGACCTCGAGCGCGATCGCGAAGCGTTCGTCGAGACGCTCGCTTCGGATATTCCGGAGCATCCGCCGAACTTCGAACGCGTCAAGCGGGCAAACGTCGGACAGGATGACGTTTCCGACGAGGAGCTATCCGAACTGGAACTGGGTCCCAACCGCTGTGCTGCCGAGTAA
- a CDS encoding MFS transporter, giving the protein MSEGTELKQGIREHLGQFSLHVLLVFATGLTIGSERTVVPVLGEDVLGVKSFFVIGSFVVSFGFVKALLNLYAGKWGEEYGRKPVLVLGWITALPIPAILIFAPSWSWITVGNVLLGINQALTWSMAINAKIDLAGPDQRGLAVGIDEAFGYTGVAAGAWITGVIAGQTSLRPEPFYFLAAVVVLAFLISIFLIKETVQFAQLEGDDDHHDANLPFDEVLKRATYGDRTLFAAAQAGHIENFVDTLFWIAVPLYLTNQGLAIETVGVVVGVHSAMYFLQIGTGGLADRIGRRPPVVAGMFLAGAGVLGMVFVDSYLPWAILAGFSGLGMALLYPNLMTVPSDAAHPTWRSAGMGVYRMWRDAGYGVGAILIGISMEIVNLEAAFYMTAVLMFLSGTIVYLWMEETHPEFGSHEPPVPASDQPTSAAPDD; this is encoded by the coding sequence ATGAGCGAGGGAACAGAACTGAAACAGGGCATCCGCGAACACCTCGGACAGTTCTCACTGCACGTCCTGCTGGTGTTCGCGACAGGACTGACCATCGGCTCAGAGCGGACCGTCGTCCCCGTCCTCGGCGAGGACGTACTCGGCGTCAAATCGTTCTTTGTCATCGGCTCGTTCGTCGTCTCGTTCGGCTTCGTCAAAGCGCTGCTCAATCTCTATGCCGGCAAATGGGGCGAGGAGTACGGGCGCAAGCCGGTGCTCGTGCTTGGCTGGATCACTGCCCTGCCGATCCCGGCAATTCTGATCTTCGCCCCGAGCTGGAGTTGGATCACCGTCGGGAACGTCTTACTGGGGATCAACCAGGCGCTAACTTGGAGCATGGCAATTAACGCCAAGATCGATCTCGCGGGCCCCGATCAGCGTGGGCTCGCCGTCGGCATCGACGAGGCGTTCGGCTACACTGGCGTCGCGGCAGGCGCGTGGATTACGGGCGTCATCGCCGGCCAGACCAGCCTTCGGCCGGAACCGTTCTACTTCCTCGCAGCCGTCGTGGTGCTGGCATTCCTCATCTCGATCTTTCTCATCAAAGAAACAGTCCAGTTCGCCCAACTGGAAGGCGATGACGATCACCACGATGCGAACCTCCCGTTCGACGAGGTTCTGAAGCGAGCAACTTACGGTGACAGAACGCTGTTCGCGGCGGCCCAGGCCGGCCACATCGAGAACTTCGTGGACACGCTGTTCTGGATCGCCGTCCCGCTGTATCTCACGAACCAGGGACTTGCGATCGAAACTGTCGGCGTCGTCGTCGGCGTCCACAGCGCAATGTACTTCCTCCAGATCGGAACCGGGGGCCTCGCCGACCGCATCGGTCGCCGTCCGCCCGTCGTCGCCGGAATGTTCCTCGCCGGAGCGGGTGTCCTTGGGATGGTGTTCGTCGACAGCTACCTCCCGTGGGCGATCCTCGCTGGGTTCTCTGGACTCGGCATGGCACTACTCTACCCGAACCTGATGACGGTCCCCAGTGACGCGGCCCATCCAACATGGCGGTCGGCTGGCATGGGCGTCTACAGGATGTGGCGCGACGCCGGCTACGGAGTCGGTGCAATCCTGATCGGCATCTCGATGGAGATTGTGAACCTTGAGGCCGCGTTCTACATGACCGCGGTCCTGATGTTCCTCTCTGGCACCATCGTCTACCTGTGGATGGAGGAGACTCACCCCGAGTTCGGATCCCACGAACCGCCGGTCCCAGCCTCAGACCAGCCCACCAGTGCGGCTCCCGATGACTGA
- a CDS encoding NAD(P)/FAD-dependent oxidoreductase, whose translation MNEETDTTADVRDVVIIGSGIAGLSAAVYAARADLEPLVLEGPEPGGQLTLTTDVENYLGFPEGVGGMELIQNGKDQAERFGAEFTHGTVENATLEERPFELELSNGDRLRTRALIVASGASARWVGAENEDELMGYGLSTCATCDGAFHRGDDVLVIGGGDSAMEEALFLAKFADSVTIVHRREELRASEIMADRARDHEDIEFRWNTELEALRGSQEEGVTGATLVSHPDGYPSEKAANGVDVDRETVEVGGVFYAIGHTPNTEFLEGTAVERDERGYLYTRTDDAGRATTETTVEGVFAAGDVADPDYQQAITAAGTGSMAALDAEAYLETLERTEETTLEVSP comes from the coding sequence ATGAACGAGGAAACTGATACGACCGCAGACGTTCGTGACGTGGTGATCATCGGCTCCGGTATCGCTGGCCTTTCCGCGGCTGTCTACGCCGCGCGAGCCGACCTCGAGCCGCTGGTGCTCGAGGGGCCCGAACCGGGCGGCCAGCTGACGCTGACGACCGACGTCGAGAACTACCTCGGCTTTCCCGAGGGCGTCGGCGGGATGGAGCTGATCCAAAACGGCAAGGACCAGGCCGAGCGTTTCGGCGCCGAGTTCACTCACGGCACCGTCGAAAACGCGACGCTCGAGGAACGCCCGTTCGAACTCGAGCTCTCGAACGGCGATCGGCTGCGAACGCGTGCGCTGATCGTCGCGAGCGGCGCGAGCGCTCGCTGGGTCGGCGCCGAGAACGAAGACGAACTGATGGGTTACGGTCTCTCGACGTGTGCGACCTGCGACGGCGCGTTCCACCGCGGCGACGACGTCCTCGTGATTGGCGGCGGCGATTCGGCGATGGAAGAAGCGCTCTTCCTCGCGAAGTTCGCCGACAGCGTGACGATCGTCCACCGCCGCGAGGAACTGCGCGCTTCCGAGATCATGGCCGACCGCGCCCGCGATCACGAGGATATCGAGTTCCGCTGGAACACCGAACTCGAGGCGCTCCGCGGCTCGCAGGAGGAGGGCGTCACCGGCGCGACGCTCGTCTCCCATCCCGACGGTTACCCCAGCGAGAAAGCCGCGAACGGCGTCGACGTGGATCGGGAGACCGTCGAGGTCGGCGGCGTGTTCTACGCGATCGGTCACACGCCGAACACGGAGTTCCTCGAGGGGACCGCCGTCGAACGCGACGAGCGCGGCTACCTCTACACTCGAACCGACGACGCCGGCCGCGCGACGACCGAGACGACGGTCGAGGGCGTCTTCGCCGCCGGCGACGTCGCCGATCCGGACTATCAACAGGCGATCACTGCCGCTGGAACCGGTAGCATGGCCGCACTCGACGCTGAGGCGTACCTTGAAACGCTCGAGCGGACGGAAGAAACTACGCTCGAGGTTTCCCCATAG
- a CDS encoding class I SAM-dependent methyltransferase → MVSRRTIRAIAALFGLTLLAGFAYALRWRSNPSPCPYAQRHVIDLPRPVITRSRLRDILEPQPGERLLEVGPGTGYYTGMVARTIESSGTLHAVDIQSEMVEHLGTRMQQEETLNVEPIRGDARSLPYPDDTFDAAYLVLVLGEIPDQKRALDELERVLKPDGRLIVGESLPDPHFVGFEGLRRRIEQRGLTFDARVGTRVGYFARFDVRTADRSIDPVE, encoded by the coding sequence ATGGTTTCTCGTCGTACCATACGAGCGATCGCCGCTCTGTTCGGACTCACACTGCTCGCCGGATTCGCATACGCCCTCCGGTGGCGATCGAACCCGTCACCGTGCCCGTACGCTCAGCGCCACGTGATCGACCTCCCGCGTCCGGTCATCACTCGCTCCCGACTGCGCGACATACTCGAGCCCCAGCCCGGTGAGCGTCTTCTCGAGGTCGGACCGGGAACCGGCTACTACACCGGGATGGTCGCACGGACGATCGAATCGTCAGGGACACTGCACGCCGTAGACATCCAGTCGGAGATGGTCGAACACCTCGGAACGCGAATGCAACAAGAGGAAACCCTGAACGTCGAACCGATTCGCGGCGACGCACGATCGCTTCCGTACCCGGACGACACGTTCGACGCCGCGTATCTGGTCTTAGTCCTCGGCGAGATTCCCGACCAGAAGCGAGCCCTCGACGAACTCGAGCGGGTTCTGAAACCAGACGGTCGACTCATTGTCGGCGAATCGCTCCCCGACCCGCACTTCGTCGGATTTGAAGGGTTGCGACGCCGAATCGAGCAACGGGGACTGACGTTTGATGCGCGCGTTGGAACGCGAGTTGGGTATTTCGCGCGCTTCGACGTGAGGACCGCGGACCGATCGATCGATCCCGTCGAATGA
- a CDS encoding DUF302 domain-containing protein, whose amino-acid sequence MSYTLRTQVDGEFGDVVEKTIDALEDEGFGVLCDIDVQETLQKKLDEDFRQYRILGACNPQLAHQGLEHDLELGTLLPCNVVVYDDDDGVVVTAVDPQRLIGIADDDELDPIGDDAYERFERVLELLS is encoded by the coding sequence ATGTCCTATACGCTCCGTACACAAGTCGACGGCGAGTTCGGCGACGTCGTCGAGAAAACGATCGACGCCCTCGAGGACGAGGGGTTCGGCGTGCTCTGCGATATCGACGTCCAGGAAACGCTGCAAAAGAAACTCGACGAGGACTTCCGACAGTACAGAATCCTGGGTGCGTGCAATCCGCAGTTAGCCCATCAGGGACTCGAGCACGATCTCGAACTCGGAACGTTGCTTCCGTGCAACGTCGTCGTCTATGACGATGACGACGGCGTGGTCGTCACTGCGGTCGATCCGCAGCGTTTGATTGGCATCGCTGACGACGACGAACTCGACCCGATCGGCGACGACGCGTACGAGCGCTTTGAACGGGTTCTCGAGTTACTATCTTGA
- a CDS encoding MBL fold metallo-hydrolase produces the protein MVNQISPERLAELIDADESFTLIDTRPEDSYEGWRIHGAENIPFGPGDEFADEELERVEAARDGDSIVAICGKGLTSTPFSFELEQHGYDDVSVVKGGMEDWSKVYEVVPVETENDDLVILQLQRRAKGCLGYVVGSKRAESAVVVDPTRQTDQFKIVAEEAGLTIERVLDTHVHADHISGGSKLAAELDVPYHLGEHASERGVEYDYEPLADGETIELGEIEIVTLHTPGHTTEMVNYLVDGEALLTGDTLFVESVGRTELQFGDEDAARGAELLYESIHDTILELSDETQILPGHVSVTENNRYEVGSPGNLIGAQLGDLRDDLKLLGLDEDEFVDRLVDNAPDKPPNYERVIEINTGSEPPEDESEATELELGPNNCAA, from the coding sequence ATGGTGAACCAAATCTCACCCGAACGGCTCGCAGAGTTAATTGACGCAGACGAGTCGTTCACGCTCATCGATACGCGTCCCGAGGATAGTTACGAGGGCTGGCGGATTCACGGTGCAGAGAACATCCCGTTCGGTCCGGGTGACGAGTTCGCGGACGAAGAACTCGAGCGCGTCGAAGCGGCGAGAGACGGTGATTCGATCGTCGCGATCTGTGGGAAGGGACTGACCTCGACGCCGTTCAGCTTCGAACTCGAGCAGCATGGCTACGATGACGTGTCCGTCGTCAAAGGCGGCATGGAGGATTGGAGCAAGGTCTACGAAGTCGTTCCCGTCGAGACCGAAAACGATGATCTCGTCATTCTTCAACTGCAGCGACGGGCGAAGGGCTGTCTCGGCTACGTCGTCGGATCAAAGCGCGCCGAATCGGCCGTCGTCGTCGATCCGACGCGACAGACGGATCAGTTCAAAATCGTCGCCGAGGAGGCTGGCCTCACAATCGAGCGCGTCCTCGACACACACGTCCACGCTGACCACATCTCGGGTGGATCGAAACTGGCAGCGGAGTTGGACGTTCCCTACCATCTCGGAGAACACGCGAGCGAGCGGGGCGTCGAGTATGACTACGAACCTCTCGCCGACGGCGAGACGATCGAACTTGGCGAGATCGAGATCGTAACGCTACACACGCCGGGGCACACGACCGAGATGGTCAACTACCTCGTGGACGGCGAGGCACTCCTGACCGGCGACACGTTGTTCGTCGAGTCCGTCGGCCGGACGGAACTTCAATTCGGTGACGAAGATGCGGCACGAGGAGCTGAACTGCTCTATGAATCGATTCACGACACTATCCTCGAGCTATCGGACGAGACGCAGATCCTCCCGGGACATGTGTCAGTCACAGAGAACAACCGATACGAAGTCGGCTCGCCAGGTAATCTGATCGGCGCTCAACTGGGTGATCTCCGTGATGATCTCAAGCTGCTGGGACTGGACGAGGACGAGTTTGTGGACCGGTTGGTCGATAACGCGCCCGACAAGCCGCCGAACTACGAGCGCGTGATCGAGATTAACACGGGTTCGGAGCCGCCCGAGGACGAGTCCGAGGCGACGGAACTCGAGTTAGGGCCGAACAACTGCGCGGCCTAA
- a CDS encoding sulfurtransferase — protein MADTSEYATDALVSPDWLEEHLDEFGNDDPEYRLVEADIEYEESYAEGHIPNAIGFGWGTHLQDSTQRDILKKNQFAEIMGEAGITEDSTVVLYGDEWNQWAAYTYWQFKYYGHEDVHLLDGGRVYWEENDYPMTTDEPDLPEREYDVSGPFDNIRIYREGVEDALEVDVPLVDVRSAAEYRGEKIAPEGSRETAQRAGHIPSAQNITWSENLKDNSRFKSRAELEELYADYGITGDSEVITYCRIGERSSITWFTLHELLGYEDVRNYDGSWTEWGNLIRSPVEVETDDPATLATEG, from the coding sequence ATGGCTGACACCAGTGAATACGCGACCGACGCACTCGTTTCGCCAGACTGGCTCGAAGAACACCTCGACGAGTTCGGAAACGACGACCCAGAATATCGGTTAGTTGAGGCCGATATCGAATATGAGGAGTCATACGCCGAAGGACACATTCCGAACGCGATCGGATTCGGTTGGGGGACACACCTCCAGGATTCGACGCAGCGCGATATCCTGAAAAAGAATCAATTCGCGGAGATCATGGGAGAAGCAGGAATTACAGAGGACTCAACAGTCGTCCTCTATGGCGACGAGTGGAATCAGTGGGCCGCGTACACCTACTGGCAGTTCAAGTACTACGGTCACGAGGACGTCCATCTACTGGACGGTGGACGGGTCTACTGGGAAGAAAACGACTATCCAATGACAACCGATGAACCTGATTTGCCCGAACGTGAGTACGACGTCAGCGGCCCATTCGACAATATCCGTATTTATCGGGAAGGCGTTGAGGACGCACTAGAGGTGGACGTCCCGCTTGTAGACGTTCGTAGCGCTGCGGAGTACCGCGGTGAGAAAATTGCTCCAGAAGGAAGTCGGGAAACTGCCCAGCGGGCAGGTCACATTCCAAGTGCTCAGAACATTACATGGAGTGAGAACCTCAAAGATAATAGTCGATTCAAGAGTCGAGCGGAATTGGAGGAGCTCTATGCAGACTACGGTATCACCGGTGATAGCGAAGTCATCACCTACTGTCGAATCGGCGAGCGCTCGTCGATTACATGGTTCACACTCCACGAACTCCTCGGATATGAGGACGTCCGGAATTACGACGGTTCATGGACCGAATGGGGGAACCTCATTCGCTCCCCTGTTGAGGTAGAGACTGACGATCCCGCAACGTTGGCAACTGAAGGGTAG
- the trxA gene encoding thioredoxin: MATDARDDVSAGSLNEPIYIDGRSHLEEVTAAHDVVLVDFYADWCGPCQMLNPVLERLADTTEAVIAKVDVDEHQQLAGSFGVRGVPTLVLFADGEQVEQQSGALPEDRLRTLIEGYTE; the protein is encoded by the coding sequence ATGGCAACTGATGCACGCGACGACGTTTCGGCGGGATCGCTCAACGAACCGATCTACATCGACGGGAGGAGTCACCTCGAGGAGGTCACGGCGGCACACGACGTCGTCCTCGTGGACTTCTACGCTGACTGGTGTGGCCCCTGTCAGATGCTCAACCCCGTCCTCGAGCGGCTTGCGGACACGACTGAGGCCGTGATCGCCAAGGTCGACGTCGACGAACACCAGCAGCTTGCGGGGTCGTTCGGCGTTCGTGGCGTGCCGACGCTCGTCCTCTTTGCGGACGGCGAGCAGGTCGAACAGCAGTCCGGCGCGCTGCCGGAAGACCGACTTCGTACCCTGATCGAGGGATACACTGAATGA